In Procambarus clarkii isolate CNS0578487 chromosome 6, FALCON_Pclarkii_2.0, whole genome shotgun sequence, one DNA window encodes the following:
- the LOC138355752 gene encoding F-box/LRR-repeat protein 17-like, translating to MCKQAPGEDQMCKQAPGEDQVCKQAPGEDQMCKQAPGEDQMCKQAPGEDQMCKQAPGEDQVCKQAPGEDQVCKQAPGEDQVCKQAPGEDQMCKQAPGEDQMCKQAPGEDQMCKQAPGEDQVCKQAPGEDQVCKQAPGEDQVCKQAPGEDQMCKQAPGEDQMCKQAPGEDQVCKQAPGEDQMCKQTPTWLQG from the coding sequence ATGTGTAAACAAGCACCAGGAGAAGATCAGATGTGTAAACAAGCACCAGGAGAAGATCAGGTGTGTAAACAAGCACCAGGAGAAGATCAGATGTGTAAACAAGCACCAGGAGAAGATCAGATGTGTAAACAAGCACCAGGAGAAGATCAGATGTGTAAACAAGCACCAGGAGAAGATCAGGTGTGTAAACAAGCACCAGGAGAAGATCAGGTGTGTAAACAAGCACCAGGAGAAGATCAGGTGTGTAAACAAGCACCAGGAGAAGATCAGATGTGTAAACAAGCACCAGGAGAAGATCAGATGTGTAAACAAGCACCAGGAGAAGATCAGATGTGTAAACAAGCACCAGGAGAAGATCAGGTGTGTAAACAAGCACCAGGAGAAGATCAGGTGTGTAAACAAGCACCAGGAGAAGATCAGGTGTGTAAACAAGCACCAGGAGAGGATCAGATGTGTAAACAAGCACCAGGAGAGGATCAGATGTGTAAACAAGCACCAGGAGAAGATCAGGTGTGTAAACAAGCACCAGGAGAGGATCAGatgtgtaaacaaacaccaacatggcttcagggttag